The proteins below are encoded in one region of Ostrinia nubilalis chromosome 3, ilOstNubi1.1, whole genome shotgun sequence:
- the LOC135088366 gene encoding uncharacterized protein LOC135088366, with translation MKVYSVVGNKKKVTMETNGSLLKVVGNNCIVRVSCNHGEIEVIGNDCSVEVRDNYGTIQLVGGNGIVTIVNRWDGDRVQLVGPTNHLTVAGKRKGVPSYEAQLSPFSKNLDDVIESLFTFVMR, from the coding sequence ATGAAGGTCTACTCAGTAGTTGGAAACAAGAAGAAAGTCACGATGGAGACCAACGGCTCTCTTCTGAAAGTGGTCGGGAATAACTGCATCGTGAGGGTGTCGTGCAACCATGGGGAGATCGAGGTCATCGGCAACGACTGCTCCGTTGAAGTCCGTGACAATTATGGAACTATTCAGCTGGTTGGAGGCAACGGAATCGTCACGATTGTCAACCGATGGGACGGGGACAGAGTCCAGTTAGTCGGCCCTACGAACCATTTAACCGTCGCAGGGAAGAGGAAGGGAGTTCCATCCTACGAGGCTCAGTTGTCCCCTTTCAGCAAGAACTTGGATGACGTCATCGAGTCCCTCTTCACATTCGTCATGCGCTGA